A genomic window from Alkalihalobacillus sp. AL-G includes:
- a CDS encoding methionine ABC transporter ATP-binding protein, translating into MIHFDHVSKVFESNGASLKAVDDVELKVEKGEIFGVIGFSGAGKSTLIRLANLLERPTKGRVLLNGQNIADLSQPELRKVRGKIGMIFQHFNLLESKTVYHNVAFPLLIAGIPKKEIQKRVKEILEFVGLAEKERHYPDQLSGGQKQRVGIARALATSPEILLCDEATSALDPETTKSILDLLRRIREEYNITILMITHEMNVIREICDRVAVMEDGRIIEQGTIFDVFSNPNHPTTTNFVRTVMQDEIPESILRLIDEHEGRSHIYRITFIRETAGEPFLSRVAKRFDVDVNVLYGQITELQGIPFGNLIVEFQGSTAEILKAIHYLQTNVKIKEVTAHAG; encoded by the coding sequence ATGATTCACTTTGATCACGTGTCGAAGGTGTTTGAGAGTAATGGAGCATCACTTAAGGCGGTAGACGATGTCGAATTGAAGGTTGAAAAAGGAGAAATCTTTGGTGTGATCGGATTCAGTGGTGCTGGTAAAAGTACGTTAATTCGACTGGCCAACTTGTTGGAACGACCGACCAAGGGGCGTGTTTTACTGAATGGGCAGAATATCGCAGATCTTTCCCAGCCTGAACTGCGTAAGGTGAGAGGGAAAATCGGGATGATCTTTCAACACTTTAATTTGTTGGAATCAAAAACAGTCTATCACAACGTCGCATTCCCGTTATTGATTGCAGGCATACCGAAAAAGGAAATCCAAAAACGAGTGAAGGAGATTTTAGAATTTGTTGGATTGGCGGAGAAAGAGAGGCACTATCCAGACCAGCTTTCAGGGGGTCAAAAGCAGCGGGTCGGAATTGCACGCGCTTTAGCAACCTCCCCTGAGATCTTGCTTTGTGATGAGGCGACTTCCGCACTTGACCCAGAAACGACCAAGTCAATTTTAGACTTATTGCGTCGGATCCGTGAAGAGTATAACATCACGATTTTAATGATCACACACGAAATGAACGTCATTCGTGAAATCTGTGATCGGGTTGCGGTCATGGAGGACGGTCGGATCATTGAACAAGGAACGATCTTTGATGTGTTTTCGAATCCGAACCATCCGACGACAACGAATTTTGTCCGGACTGTCATGCAGGATGAAATTCCGGAATCAATTTTACGATTGATTGACGAACATGAAGGGCGTAGTCATATTTACCGGATAACCTTTATTCGCGAAACGGCAGGTGAACCGTTCCTGTCAAGAGTCGCAAAACGGTTCGATGTCGATGTGAACGTATTATACGGTCAGATTACAGAGCTTCAAGGCATTCCGTTTGGTAATTTGATCGTCGAGTTCCAAGGAAGTACGGCAGAAATTTTAAAAGCGATCCATTATCTTCAAACCAATGTAAAAATCAAGGAGGTGACAGCACATGCAGGTTGA
- a CDS encoding methionine ABC transporter permease — MQVDLLTFWPKILEATNETLAMVGIALVFATLIGLPLGVALVVTRPNGLLQNSPVFKVLNAIVNFFRSIPFIILLVAILPITRFLVGTSIGTAAAVVPLVFFSGPYIARLVESSLLEVKPGVVEAAEAMGATPWQIVFRVLIPEALSSLVLNITIATIGLVGASAMAGFVGGGGLGDLAIAYGYQRFETDIMIITVLLLVVLVQLVQTTGNLLSRKIRRH, encoded by the coding sequence ATGCAGGTTGACCTACTTACTTTTTGGCCAAAAATTCTTGAGGCAACGAATGAAACGCTGGCGATGGTTGGAATCGCACTCGTATTTGCTACATTGATCGGGTTGCCGCTTGGCGTTGCCCTTGTCGTCACTCGTCCGAACGGATTGCTACAAAATAGTCCAGTATTTAAAGTGCTCAATGCCATCGTAAACTTTTTCCGATCGATTCCGTTCATCATCTTGCTTGTTGCGATTTTGCCGATTACACGCTTTCTAGTGGGAACATCGATCGGTACGGCGGCTGCTGTTGTCCCGCTCGTCTTTTTCTCGGGACCTTACATCGCCAGGCTCGTGGAAAGTAGTTTGCTAGAAGTGAAGCCCGGTGTCGTGGAGGCGGCAGAGGCGATGGGGGCTACGCCATGGCAGATCGTCTTCCGTGTTCTCATTCCAGAAGCACTCAGTTCACTTGTACTTAATATCACCATTGCAACAATCGGCTTGGTCGGAGCATCTGCAATGGCCGGATTTGTCGGTGGAGGCGGACTTGGTGATTTAGCGATAGCCTACGGGTACCAACGCTTTGAAACCGACATCATGATTATAACGGTACTACTGCTCGTTGTACTCGTACAACTTGTTCAAACGACAGGAAATCTATTATCACGTAAAATTCGCAGACATTAA
- a CDS encoding MetQ/NlpA family ABC transporter substrate-binding protein: protein MKKLWIIISLVVVFGSVLAGCNTGEGAEDQVVKVGLNGSGVPIWEKIKEKAADEGIEIELVEFADYVRPNLALADGDIDLNAFQTVSYFDAFIEERDLDLAPIATTLIAPMGIYSEKYKDVSEIPDGSKIALPKEATNMGRALLLLEKAGLIGLPEDFDGNGSIDKVEENPKNLKLEPIVAGQTPRVLPDVAASIINNGVAVEAGFVPVKDAIFIEDDTATPYINIIASRADETDKEVFKEIVEIYQQEDVATHIRKVYNDSLIPTFVPLDQIGW from the coding sequence ATGAAAAAATTATGGATCATTATTAGTTTAGTAGTCGTTTTTGGAAGTGTACTGGCAGGATGCAATACAGGGGAAGGTGCTGAAGACCAGGTTGTTAAAGTAGGATTGAATGGGTCAGGTGTTCCGATCTGGGAGAAAATCAAGGAAAAAGCGGCAGATGAGGGAATTGAAATCGAATTGGTCGAGTTTGCGGATTATGTTCGTCCTAATTTGGCTTTAGCAGATGGCGATATCGACTTGAATGCATTCCAAACGGTTTCCTACTTTGATGCGTTTATTGAAGAACGTGATTTAGATTTGGCTCCAATTGCGACAACTTTAATCGCACCGATGGGGATCTACTCGGAAAAATATAAGGACGTCAGCGAAATCCCAGACGGAAGCAAAATCGCTTTACCGAAAGAGGCAACAAATATGGGGCGTGCCCTTTTATTATTGGAAAAGGCGGGATTGATCGGCTTACCAGAAGATTTTGATGGAAATGGTTCGATTGACAAAGTGGAAGAAAACCCGAAAAACCTGAAGCTAGAACCGATTGTGGCTGGCCAAACGCCACGTGTATTACCGGATGTAGCGGCATCGATCATCAATAATGGTGTTGCGGTGGAAGCTGGCTTTGTCCCTGTGAAAGATGCAATTTTTATTGAGGATGACACTGCAACACCTTATATCAATATCATCGCATCCCGTGCAGATGAGACGGATAAGGAAGTATTCAAGGAAATCGTAGAAATCTATCAGCAAGAGGATGTAGCCACCCATATTCGCAAGGTGTATAACGATTCATTGATTCCGACATTCGTCCCGCTCGATCAAATCGGCTGGTAA
- a CDS encoding M20 family metallopeptidase, whose protein sequence is MTATTYTRLEESVLQSIEKNKKTYIDVSYRIHENPETGNEEVFASNLLCSLLEDAEFEIERNIPEHETAFIARKSSAKPGLKVGYLAEYDALPGLGHACGHNIIGTTSVAAAIAVGKVIDEIGGEVAVLGTPAEEGGVNGSAKGTFVRHGLVQDFDACMMVHPLGRTTGSAETLAVDPIDFEFFGKSAHAAANPEEGINALDGIIQLFNGINALRQHVTDDVRIHGIILDGGQAPNIVPDYARARFFIRAATRNACNVITEKVERIAEGAALVTGSTYKFTRIQNGVDNFYVTPRFDEVFSEKAKRLGENYVEDRQGIGSTDAGNISQVVPTIHPYIKIGPESLVAHTNEFREAAKSEKGDQALITGAKALALTGLDLYTKPELLQEIKKQYQEGKL, encoded by the coding sequence ATGACGGCAACGACATATACAAGATTAGAAGAGTCAGTTTTACAATCTATTGAAAAGAATAAGAAAACTTATATTGATGTGAGTTACCGAATCCATGAAAACCCTGAAACCGGAAATGAAGAAGTGTTTGCCTCTAATTTACTTTGTTCGCTTTTAGAGGATGCTGAATTTGAGATTGAACGGAACATCCCGGAGCATGAGACGGCTTTTATTGCTCGTAAAAGCTCCGCAAAACCAGGTCTGAAAGTCGGGTATTTAGCGGAATATGATGCCTTGCCAGGACTCGGTCATGCTTGCGGCCATAATATCATCGGCACGACAAGTGTCGCCGCAGCCATTGCAGTTGGAAAGGTGATTGATGAAATCGGCGGGGAAGTAGCCGTACTCGGAACTCCTGCAGAAGAGGGCGGAGTGAATGGAAGTGCGAAAGGGACGTTTGTCCGTCATGGCCTTGTGCAGGATTTTGATGCATGTATGATGGTCCATCCATTAGGGAGAACAACCGGATCTGCGGAAACGTTAGCCGTGGATCCCATTGATTTCGAATTCTTTGGAAAGTCTGCGCATGCAGCGGCGAATCCGGAAGAAGGAATCAATGCACTTGATGGGATTATACAGCTTTTTAATGGGATCAATGCGCTTCGGCAGCACGTAACAGATGATGTACGGATTCATGGAATCATTTTGGATGGAGGTCAGGCGCCAAACATTGTTCCCGACTATGCTCGGGCACGCTTCTTTATCCGGGCAGCCACTCGGAATGCTTGTAATGTGATCACCGAAAAAGTCGAAAGAATTGCCGAAGGAGCGGCACTTGTGACAGGGAGCACGTACAAATTTACCCGGATTCAGAATGGTGTTGATAATTTTTACGTAACACCGAGGTTTGATGAGGTCTTTAGTGAAAAAGCCAAGCGTCTTGGGGAAAATTATGTGGAGGATCGACAAGGGATCGGTTCAACCGATGCAGGGAACATCAGTCAAGTGGTACCGACGATTCATCCGTATATCAAGATTGGTCCTGAAAGCCTTGTTGCTCACACAAATGAATTCCGTGAAGCAGCTAAATCCGAAAAAGGTGATCAAGCACTGATTACAGGTGCAAAAGCACTTGCACTGACCGGCCTTGATTTATACACCAAGCCGGAACTTCTACAGGAAATCAAAAAACAATATCAAGAAGGAAAGCTCTGA